In a single window of the Heliangelus exortis chromosome 1, bHelExo1.hap1, whole genome shotgun sequence genome:
- the SLC10A2 gene encoding ileal sodium/bile acid cotransporter isoform X2, whose translation MQTDLLSQQLNAGSLAKNSTGCSANATICNGTSCLLPEDNFNETLSIILSTVLTIMLALVMFSMGCNVELKKFLGHIKRPWGIFVGFLCQFGIMPLTGFLLALIFNVLPIQAVVVMIMGCCPGGTASNVIAYWVDGDMDLSISMTTCSTLFAMGMMPLCLFIYTKMWTDSDAIVLPYNSIGLSLVALVVPVSFGMYVNHRWPSKAKVILKIGSIVGAILIVVIAVVGGILYRGSWNISPKLWLIGTIFPAAGYSLGFLLARVAGLSWHSIFQLLFALLILGAYRVYRRHRGKTKTDIDKTEGKEDSKSTSSHAKINGGFVSNETK comes from the exons atgcaGACAGACCTTCTTTCCCAGCAACTTAATGCTGGGTCTTTGGCAAAAAACTCCACAGGTTGTTCAGCAAATGCTACTATTTGCAACGGCACCTCCTGCTTGTTACCAGAAGATAACTTTAATGAAACTTTGAGTATAATTTTGAGTACTGTTCTAACAATCATGCTGGCTTTGGTGATGTTCTCCATGGGTTGCAATGTGGAACTTAAGAAATTCTTGGGCCACATAAAGAGACCCTGGGGTATTTTTGTGGGTTTCCTTTGCCAGTTTGGAATTATGCCTCTCACAGGCTTCTTGCTGGCCCTGATCTTTAATGTGCTTCCAATTCAAGCTGTTGTGGTGATGATCATGGGATGCTGTCCAGGAGGCACAGCCTCCAATGTTATCGCCTATTGGGTGGATGGAGACATGGACCTAAG CATCAGCATGACAACTTGTTCCACACTCTTTGCAATGGGGATGATGCCACTTTGCCTCTTCATTTACACCAAGATGTGGACTGATTCTGATGCAATTGTACTGCCCTACAACAGCATTG GACTTTCACTGGTAGCTCTTGTAGTTCCTGTTTCATTTGGAATGTATGTTAACCACAGATGGCCCAGTAAAGCAAAAGTCATCCTTAAG ATTGGTTCCATTGTGGGAGCAATCCTCATTGTGGTCATTGCTGTGGTTGGGGGAATACTCTACAGAGGCTCGTGGAATATATCCCCCAAGTTATGGCTCATTGGCACCATATTTCCAGCAGCTGGCTATTCTCTGGGATTCCTTCTGGCCCGTGTAGCTGGTCTGTCCTGGCACAG TATTTTCCAGCTGTTGTTTGCACTGCTTATTTTAGGAG CCTACCGTGTTTACAGAAGGCACCGAGGCAAGACAAAGACGGATATTGacaaaacagagggaaaagaggattCAAAATCAACGTCATCACATGCTAAAATAAATGGAGGATTCGTATCAAATGAGACCAAATAG
- the SLC10A2 gene encoding ileal sodium/bile acid cotransporter isoform X1 gives MQTDLLSQQLNAGSLAKNSTGCSANATICNGTSCLLPEDNFNETLSIILSTVLTIMLALVMFSMGCNVELKKFLGHIKRPWGIFVGFLCQFGIMPLTGFLLALIFNVLPIQAVVVMIMGCCPGGTASNVIAYWVDGDMDLSISMTTCSTLFAMGMMPLCLFIYTKMWTDSDAIVLPYNSIGLSLVALVVPVSFGMYVNHRWPSKAKVILKIGSIVGAILIVVIAVVGGILYRGSWNISPKLWLIGTIFPAAGYSLGFLLARVAGLSWHRCRTVSLETGMQNSQLCSTIVQLSFTPEQLELMFTFPLVYSIFQLLFALLILGAYRVYRRHRGKTKTDIDKTEGKEDSKSTSSHAKINGGFVSNETK, from the exons atgcaGACAGACCTTCTTTCCCAGCAACTTAATGCTGGGTCTTTGGCAAAAAACTCCACAGGTTGTTCAGCAAATGCTACTATTTGCAACGGCACCTCCTGCTTGTTACCAGAAGATAACTTTAATGAAACTTTGAGTATAATTTTGAGTACTGTTCTAACAATCATGCTGGCTTTGGTGATGTTCTCCATGGGTTGCAATGTGGAACTTAAGAAATTCTTGGGCCACATAAAGAGACCCTGGGGTATTTTTGTGGGTTTCCTTTGCCAGTTTGGAATTATGCCTCTCACAGGCTTCTTGCTGGCCCTGATCTTTAATGTGCTTCCAATTCAAGCTGTTGTGGTGATGATCATGGGATGCTGTCCAGGAGGCACAGCCTCCAATGTTATCGCCTATTGGGTGGATGGAGACATGGACCTAAG CATCAGCATGACAACTTGTTCCACACTCTTTGCAATGGGGATGATGCCACTTTGCCTCTTCATTTACACCAAGATGTGGACTGATTCTGATGCAATTGTACTGCCCTACAACAGCATTG GACTTTCACTGGTAGCTCTTGTAGTTCCTGTTTCATTTGGAATGTATGTTAACCACAGATGGCCCAGTAAAGCAAAAGTCATCCTTAAG ATTGGTTCCATTGTGGGAGCAATCCTCATTGTGGTCATTGCTGTGGTTGGGGGAATACTCTACAGAGGCTCGTGGAATATATCCCCCAAGTTATGGCTCATTGGCACCATATTTCCAGCAGCTGGCTATTCTCTGGGATTCCTTCTGGCCCGTGTAGCTGGTCTGTCCTGGCACAG ATGTCGTACAGTGTCTCTGGAAACAGGCATGCAAAACTCTCAGCTGTGTTCAACTATAGTACAGCTCTCATTCACCCCTGAACAACTTGAACTGATGTTTACTTTCCCACTCGTCTACAGTATTTTCCAGCTGTTGTTTGCACTGCTTATTTTAGGAG CCTACCGTGTTTACAGAAGGCACCGAGGCAAGACAAAGACGGATATTGacaaaacagagggaaaagaggattCAAAATCAACGTCATCACATGCTAAAATAAATGGAGGATTCGTATCAAATGAGACCAAATAG